A stretch of the Borrelia coriaceae genome encodes the following:
- the bdr gene encoding Bdr family repetitive protein, with the protein MGLAQPIVTQQMVVSELTKAGIDRDIAIDLSYRYYRNELTYKDIEYLENTFNLKLEKVEANLKSDIKDLDNKIENIRNELKSDIRDLDNKVENIRNELKSDIRDLDNKVENIRNELKSDIKDLDNKIDNVENNLNLKIESVRNELKSDITFVSNEISLVRKDIEINKMEFKSTLRLHNWMFGTIITICLGILLTLIFK; encoded by the coding sequence ATGGGACTAGCGCAACCAATAGTTACGCAACAAATGGTAGTATCGGAGCTAACTAAAGCAGGGATTGATAGAGATATTGCTATTGATTTATCCTATAGGTACTATAGGAATGAGTTAACGTATAAGGATATTGAGTATTTAGAAAATACTTTTAATCTTAAGCTAGAAAAAGTAGAGGCTAACTTAAAATCAGATATTAAGGACCTTGATAATAAGATAGAGAATATAAGGAATGAATTAAAATCAGATATTAGGGACCTTGATAATAAGGTAGAGAATATAAGGAATGAATTAAAATCAGATATTAGGGACCTTGATAATAAGGTAGAGAATATAAGGAATGAATTAAAATCAGATATTAAGGACCTTGATAATAAGATAGATAATGTGGAGAATAATTTAAATCTAAAGATAGAGAGTGTAAGGAATGAATTAAAATCAGATATTACTTTTGTAAGCAATGAGATTTCACTTGTAAGGAAGGATATAGAAATCAATAAGATGGAGTTTAAAAGTACATTAAGGCTACACAATTGGATGTTTGGAACAATCATTACTATATGTCTAGGGATATTATTAACGTTAATATTTAAGTAG